The following are from one region of the Arachis duranensis cultivar V14167 chromosome 10, aradu.V14167.gnm2.J7QH, whole genome shotgun sequence genome:
- the LOC107470898 gene encoding 50S ribosomal protein L14, chloroplastic-like — translation MKGISYRGNHICFGRYALQALEPAWITSRQIEAGRRAMSRNVRRGGQIWVRIFPDKPVTVRPTETRMGSGKGSPEYWVAVVKPADNSGARQLMCIRIIGAGNRRYASIGDIVVAVIKEAVPNMSLERSEVIRAVIVRTCKELKRSNGMIIQYDDNAAVVIDQEGNPKGTRIFGAIARELRQLNFTKIVSLAPEVL, via the exons ATGAAAGGAATATCCTATCGGGGTAATCATATTTGCTTCGGAAGATATGCTCTTCAGGCACTTGAACCCGCTTGGATCACATCTAGACAAATAGAAGCAGGTCGGCGGGCAATGTCACGAAATGTCCGCCGAGGTGGACAAATATGGGTACGGATATTTCCAGACAAACCAGTTACAGTAAGACCAACCGAAACGCGTATGGGTTCGGGAAAGGGATCTCCCGAATATTGGGTAGCTGTCGTTAAACCCG CCGATAACAGCGGAGCCCGCCAATTGATGTGTATTCGAATCATAGGAGCAGGTAATCGACGATATGCTTCTATTGGTGACATTGTTGTTGCTGTAATCAAGGAAGCGGTACCAAATATGTCTTTAGAAAGATCAGAAGTGATTAGAGCTGTAATTGTACGTACTTGTAAAGAACTTAAACGTAGCAATGGCATGATAATACAATATGATGATAATGCCGCGGTTGTCATTGATCAAGAGGGAAATCCAAAAGGAACTCGAATTTTTGGCGCAATCGCCCGGGAATTGAGACAGTTAAATTTCACTAAAATAGTTTCATTAGCACCTGAGGTATTATAA
- the LOC107470899 gene encoding polygalacturonase-like, whose protein sequence is MKLLVKIIAIALFSLFLSDFTRAQPGAFDISKFGGAPNADITQAFLSAWKEACASTVAAKITIPSGSYRMNAVDVKGPCKAPIEIQVDGTIQAPANPSDLKGADQWIKINYVDSVTVSGHGIFDGQGAAAWKINDCGSNKNCKMLCMNFGFNFVKNSVVRDITSKDSKDFHFNVLGCSNFTFDGVKIDAPATSLNTDGIHIGRSTGIKILNTKIGTGDDCISLGDGSKQITVQNVNCGPGHGISVGSLGRYPNEEPVEGFYVTNCTLTNTANGVRIKTWPDSTGTSPITDMHFEDITMVNVMNPVIIDQEYCPWNQCNKQSPSKIKISKVSFKNIKGTSGTADGVLLTCSSSVPCEEVELANIDLTFNGAAATAKCANVKPTITGKVPACAST, encoded by the exons aTGAAGCTTCTTGTAAAAATCATTGCAATTGCTTTGTTCTCATTGTTTCTGTCTGACTTTACTAGAGCTCAACCTGGGGCATTTGATATATCAAAATTTGGTGGTGCACCAAATGCAGATATAACACAG GCTTTCTTAAGTGCTTGGAAAGAAGCATGCGCATCAACGGTAGCAGCAAAAATTACGATCCCGAGTGGTTCATACAGAATGAATGCAGTGGACGTGAAGGGTCCTTGCAAGGCTCCCATTGAAATTCAAGTTGATGGAACAATTCAAGCACCTGCAAATCCTTCCGATCTTAAAGGTGCAGATCAATGGATCAAGATTAATTACGTTGACTCTGTAACCGTCTCAGGTCATGGAATATTTGACGGTCAAGGTGCTGCTGCTTGGAAAATCAATGATTGTGGATCCAACAAGAACTGCAAAATGTTGTGCAtg AATTTCGGTTTCAACTTTGTTAAAAATTCAGTAGTTCGAGACATAACATCGAAGGACAGCAAAGACTTCCATTTTAACGTGTTGGGGTGCAGCAATTTCACATTTGACGGGGTCAAAATCGATGCACCGGCTACTAGTCTCAACACAGATGGAATCCACATAGGAAGATCAACCGGCATAAAGATCCTTAACACAAAAATTGGCACCGGTGATGATTGCATCTCACTGGGTGATGGTAGCAAACAAATAACGGTTCAAAATGTGAATTGTGGACCTGGCCATGGAATCAGTGTTGGAAGCCTTGGAAGGTACCCAAATGAAGAACCTGTTGAAGGCTTCTATGTCACCAATTGCACCTTGACTAATACTGCCAATGGTGTGAGGATCAAAACGTGGCCTGATTCTACAGGAACATCCCCTATCACTGATATGCATTTTGAGGATATTACTATGGTTAATGTCATGAATCCTGTTATCATTGACCAAGAGTATTGTCCATGGAATCAGTGTAACAAACag AGTCcatcaaaaataaagataagcaAGGTTTCGTTCAAGAACATTAAGGGAACTTCAGGAACTGCAGATGGGGTGCTTCTTACATGTAGCAGTAGTGTACCTTGTGAAGAAGTTGAGCTTGCTAACATTGATCTCACATTCAATGGTGCAGCAGCAACCGCTAAATGTGCTAATGTCAAGCCTACTATTACTGGAAAAGTTCCAGCTTGTGCATCAACTTAA